A portion of the Eubacterium maltosivorans genome contains these proteins:
- a CDS encoding TetR/AcrR family transcriptional regulator → MNEKKYENPAAIRSKRALALAFAELLEKKSLPAITISEITEKAGVSRQTFYTNFSQKEDILTYSLDRLFSMYADQLPEGLFQTPLEALADYFTYWHDHSQFLTLLFRNSLGYLFLMANNACFENEFQTLAASLSECAEDVPFILSGLSGITFSILRTWILNGASLPAEALLSTAQKLLTGYFFKTGGSDNAV, encoded by the coding sequence ATGAACGAAAAAAAATACGAAAATCCCGCTGCTATCCGCTCCAAAAGGGCACTGGCGCTGGCCTTTGCAGAGCTGCTGGAGAAAAAAAGTCTCCCGGCCATTACAATCTCTGAAATTACAGAAAAGGCCGGCGTTTCGCGCCAGACCTTTTACACAAACTTTTCCCAAAAGGAGGATATCCTTACCTATTCTCTGGACAGACTGTTTTCCATGTATGCGGATCAGCTGCCCGAGGGACTTTTCCAAACGCCTCTGGAGGCGCTGGCAGACTATTTCACTTACTGGCACGACCACAGCCAGTTCCTGACCCTGCTTTTCCGCAACAGCCTCGGCTATCTTTTCCTGATGGCAAACAACGCCTGCTTCGAGAACGAATTTCAGACGCTGGCAGCCTCACTTTCAGAATGCGCGGAGGACGTTCCTTTTATCCTTTCCGGCCTTTCCGGCATCACCTTCAGCATCCTGCGGACCTGGATTCTGAATGGAGCCTCCCTTCCCGCAGAAGCGTTGCTGTCCACAGCTCAAAAGCTGCTGACTGGTTATTTCTTTAAAACAGGGGGCTCTGACAATGCAGTCTAA
- a CDS encoding GGDEF/HDGYP domain-containing response regulator, which produces MDNQAEKRKILIVDDMELNRALLCEMFQTKYTIYEAENGAQALEILERESENIAVVLLDLIMPVLDGFGVLQEMERMSLTGRIPVIMITAENSEGVMQRGYEMGAADIVTKPFNPNIVIQRVHNIIEQYTQKLHLRQLVAEQTRALREQAEKMRENSAQMIDTLSSIIEFKNTESVSHIHNVRVITRLLLAEFAKGHSEYGLSDSLIEMISEAAAMHDIGKVAIPDNILNKPGRLTDEEFEIMKTHTSRGSEILMELSGVQDLAYYDYCYDICRHHHERWDGGGYPDGLAGNEISIWAQAVSLADVYDALTSKRVYKDAYTHETAVQMILDGECGVFNPQLIECFLTALPELNRSMKGGEMLTSTVTATGEVTIPEKKKKETHGDLSSRTLYLLEQERQKYQILSELSDELIFEYDLRTDKLVFSDRFQILTGKDPVFPQISRILSDASLVNAEDYSRLYRMLERVTPNRPTCKAELRINLDGQGFQWYQVYLYPIWDMEFEPVCVSYIGKLINVEETKQRNLMLKKEAESDPLTGLLNQRAMREQTILALKDRRVKNAALCFADVDNFKSVNDERGHLFGDMVLKEVAEILTSSVRHTDLVGRVGGDEFLILFHDIVDQQDIERRVAAICKKLNKRFKSYGITGSFGISRYPQDGEDFDILLQKADQALYHSKDLGKNQYKVYDVSCANRPFRSSLTRVDNYNEKIEEMARELKNRTSS; this is translated from the coding sequence ATGGATAATCAGGCAGAAAAAAGAAAGATACTCATCGTTGACGACATGGAGCTGAACCGCGCGCTGCTGTGCGAGATGTTCCAGACAAAATATACGATATACGAAGCTGAAAACGGTGCGCAGGCACTGGAAATTCTGGAGCGGGAGAGCGAAAATATCGCGGTTGTGCTTTTGGATCTCATCATGCCAGTGCTCGACGGCTTTGGCGTTTTGCAGGAAATGGAGCGTATGAGCCTGACTGGGCGGATACCGGTCATCATGATCACTGCTGAGAACAGCGAGGGCGTCATGCAGCGGGGCTATGAGATGGGGGCCGCCGATATTGTCACCAAGCCCTTTAACCCCAATATTGTCATTCAGCGTGTCCACAACATTATCGAGCAGTATACCCAGAAGCTCCACCTGCGCCAGCTGGTGGCTGAGCAGACAAGGGCGCTGCGGGAGCAGGCGGAGAAAATGCGTGAAAACAGCGCGCAGATGATCGATACGCTCAGCAGCATCATTGAATTTAAGAATACCGAATCTGTGTCTCATATACACAACGTGCGTGTGATTACCAGACTGCTTCTGGCTGAGTTCGCAAAGGGCCACAGCGAGTACGGTTTGTCCGACTCCCTGATTGAGATGATCTCCGAGGCGGCGGCCATGCACGATATCGGTAAGGTAGCCATACCGGACAATATCCTCAACAAGCCCGGCCGACTGACCGATGAGGAATTTGAGATCATGAAGACCCATACCTCCCGGGGCAGCGAGATTTTGATGGAGCTGTCTGGTGTCCAGGATCTGGCTTACTATGACTACTGCTATGATATCTGCCGCCACCACCATGAGCGGTGGGACGGAGGCGGCTACCCTGATGGCCTGGCGGGCAATGAGATCTCCATCTGGGCCCAGGCGGTGTCGCTGGCTGACGTTTATGACGCCCTGACCAGTAAACGGGTTTACAAGGACGCCTACACCCATGAAACCGCTGTCCAGATGATTTTAGACGGCGAGTGCGGGGTGTTTAACCCGCAGCTGATCGAGTGCTTTCTGACAGCGCTGCCTGAGCTTAACCGTTCCATGAAAGGCGGCGAAATGCTGACGTCGACGGTTACCGCGACCGGTGAGGTAACCATTCCGGAAAAGAAGAAAAAAGAGACTCATGGCGATCTTTCCAGCCGGACCCTATACCTGTTAGAACAGGAGCGTCAGAAATATCAGATACTGTCTGAGCTTTCGGATGAGCTCATTTTTGAATATGACCTGCGCACAGATAAGCTGGTCTTTTCTGACCGTTTTCAGATATTGACCGGAAAAGACCCGGTGTTCCCACAGATCAGCAGGATATTATCGGATGCGTCGCTGGTCAACGCCGAGGACTACAGCCGCCTTTACAGGATGCTTGAGCGCGTTACGCCGAACAGGCCGACCTGCAAGGCAGAGCTGCGCATCAATCTGGATGGCCAGGGGTTCCAATGGTACCAGGTATACCTTTATCCCATCTGGGATATGGAGTTTGAGCCGGTATGCGTGAGCTACATCGGTAAGCTCATCAATGTGGAGGAGACCAAGCAGCGCAATCTGATGCTTAAAAAGGAAGCGGAGAGCGATCCGCTCACGGGGCTGTTAAACCAGCGGGCCATGCGGGAGCAGACGATTCTGGCGTTAAAGGACCGTCGTGTGAAGAATGCGGCCCTGTGCTTTGCCGACGTCGATAACTTTAAATCGGTCAATGATGAGCGCGGCCATCTGTTTGGGGATATGGTACTCAAGGAGGTGGCGGAGATCCTGACCAGCAGCGTGCGCCATACCGATCTGGTAGGCCGTGTGGGCGGTGATGAGTTCCTGATTCTGTTCCACGATATCGTCGACCAGCAGGATATAGAAAGGCGTGTTGCGGCCATCTGTAAAAAGCTGAACAAACGCTTTAAAAGCTATGGCATTACCGGAAGTTTTGGCATTTCCCGTTATCCTCAGGATGGGGAGGATTTTGACATTCTTCTCCAGAAGGCGGATCAGGCCCTTTACCACTCCAAGGATCTGGGGAAAAACCAGTATAAGGTTTACGATGTCAGCTGCGCCAACCGGCCGTTCCGCTCTTCCCTGACCAGGGTGGATAACTATAACGAAAAAATCGAGGAGATGGCCAGGGAGTTAAAAAACAGAACAAGCAGTTGA
- a CDS encoding Gfo/Idh/MocA family protein — translation MKKYNWAIIGTGVIGNEMARALKQENGEIYGVYNHHVEKGRAFAHEYGVQKVFESEEALLADPEVDVVYIGTPHNYHYATLMRAVEAGKHVFCEKAITVNARQLETVAALASEKGVVVMEGMTIYHMPLYQRLREIVDSGAIGKVKMIQVNFGSCKEYDVKNRFFDKALAGGALLDIGIYAMSFARFFMEARPNVILTTPQYFETGVDEQSGIILKNDRGQMAVTALTMRAKQPKRGVVAGELGYIEVDNYPRAQRAVITYTSDGRQETVEAGKTGDALCYEVRHMQEAIESRAGIAPLALSRDVMEILTAVRGQWGMQYPFE, via the coding sequence ATGAAAAAATATAATTGGGCGATCATTGGCACTGGCGTCATCGGCAATGAGATGGCAAGGGCGCTGAAACAGGAAAACGGTGAGATCTATGGCGTTTATAACCATCACGTGGAAAAGGGCCGTGCCTTTGCGCACGAATACGGGGTTCAGAAAGTCTTTGAGAGCGAGGAGGCTCTGCTTGCTGATCCGGAAGTGGATGTGGTCTATATCGGCACGCCCCACAACTATCATTACGCCACACTGATGCGGGCTGTGGAGGCTGGCAAGCACGTTTTTTGCGAGAAGGCCATTACCGTGAATGCGCGGCAGCTGGAGACGGTGGCGGCCCTTGCCTCTGAGAAGGGCGTGGTGGTCATGGAGGGGATGACCATTTACCATATGCCGCTGTACCAGAGGCTGCGTGAGATCGTGGACTCCGGCGCCATCGGGAAGGTGAAGATGATACAGGTCAACTTTGGCAGCTGCAAGGAATACGATGTGAAGAACCGCTTCTTCGACAAGGCGCTGGCAGGCGGCGCCCTCTTGGATATCGGCATCTACGCCATGTCTTTTGCCCGGTTTTTTATGGAGGCCAGGCCCAATGTGATCCTGACCACACCCCAGTACTTTGAGACCGGCGTCGATGAGCAGTCGGGCATTATCCTGAAAAACGACCGGGGGCAGATGGCTGTCACAGCCCTGACCATGCGGGCCAAGCAGCCCAAACGCGGCGTGGTGGCCGGGGAGCTCGGCTACATTGAGGTGGATAATTACCCCAGGGCCCAAAGAGCGGTCATCACCTACACCAGTGATGGACGGCAGGAGACGGTAGAGGCCGGAAAAACCGGGGACGCGCTCTGCTATGAGGTGCGCCATATGCAGGAGGCCATTGAGAGCAGGGCCGGCATCGCGCCCCTTGCCCTGAGCCGGGATGTGATGGAGATTCTGACCGCTGTGCGCGGGCAGTGGGGAATGCAGTACCCCTTCGAATAA
- a CDS encoding diguanylate cyclase domain-containing protein, with protein sequence MTKLLKKIRFTTIVLILGVALIVSSVFSLLTIQNLEGNARVINYSGIVRGATQRLVKQELHNEQNDALIGRLDIILEELENGGEKNHLIKLDNLEYQALVDALQGKWGALKNAIYDYRAGGTAGPLYEISEEYFGLADQTVFAAEHYTEQAVRNAKYFLLLVTLIFLIMVVVCAFFASSQQKRREKLLGDEKESLERQIHLNQMLNDIRAPLDELPELMYVADLETYDLLFINKAGKDTFNFKATEGKKCYELLQGLDAPCPFCSTPELKPEEYYNWEHTNPITGRHYLLKDRLIEWEGRPARFELAFDLTEAMKEKQNLKNMLETEQVIVECIRDLYQNHDLNQAIPLFLERIGKFLRADRSYIFDLRGEFLKNTYEWCAEGIKSEQGYLQSIPKDYFERWLRVFDDHECMVIDDCEALKTSEPREYEVLSAQNIKRLVTVPLEQDGELYACIGVDNPPPELLQNAASILQTLRYFLMLAIRRTEDEAELTKLSYYDTLTSFYNRNRYIQDLETFSDYERSVGIVFLDMNGLKEVNDQYGHGSGDRLLVECARRIREGFGESNFYRVGGDEFVVIDLGDTETGFSDRVERLRACFGQDSRVSVAIGAYWTSCGADIDAAVTEADERMYLDKQVFYQDHHTSKRYRYINDGAVNPPEAQTGEN encoded by the coding sequence ATGACAAAATTATTAAAAAAAATCCGTTTTACCACCATTGTTCTTATTTTGGGCGTGGCGCTGATTGTCAGCAGTGTTTTTTCATTGCTTACAATCCAGAATCTGGAGGGGAACGCCCGCGTGATCAATTACTCCGGCATTGTCCGTGGGGCAACACAGCGCCTGGTAAAGCAGGAACTGCACAATGAGCAGAACGACGCGCTCATCGGGCGGCTGGATATCATTCTGGAGGAGCTTGAGAACGGCGGAGAAAAGAATCATCTGATAAAGCTGGATAATCTGGAGTATCAGGCGCTTGTGGACGCGCTTCAGGGTAAGTGGGGCGCGCTTAAAAACGCGATCTACGATTACCGCGCTGGCGGGACGGCCGGGCCACTCTACGAAATAAGCGAGGAATATTTCGGGCTTGCCGACCAGACGGTTTTTGCCGCGGAGCATTACACAGAGCAGGCAGTAAGAAACGCGAAGTATTTTCTGCTCCTGGTCACCCTGATCTTCCTGATCATGGTGGTGGTCTGCGCTTTTTTTGCCTCCTCCCAGCAAAAACGCCGTGAGAAGCTTCTGGGCGATGAAAAGGAATCTCTGGAACGGCAGATTCATTTAAACCAGATGCTGAACGATATCCGCGCGCCCCTCGACGAGCTGCCCGAGCTTATGTATGTTGCGGATTTGGAGACATACGACCTGCTGTTTATTAACAAGGCGGGTAAAGATACCTTTAACTTTAAGGCTACAGAGGGAAAGAAATGCTACGAGCTGCTCCAGGGTCTGGACGCACCCTGTCCTTTCTGCTCGACGCCAGAGCTGAAGCCAGAGGAGTATTATAACTGGGAGCATACCAACCCAATAACCGGGCGGCACTATCTATTAAAGGACCGCCTGATCGAGTGGGAGGGACGGCCCGCCCGGTTTGAGCTCGCCTTTGACTTGACCGAGGCCATGAAGGAAAAGCAAAACCTGAAAAATATGCTTGAGACTGAGCAGGTTATCGTGGAGTGCATCCGCGATCTCTACCAGAACCATGACCTGAACCAGGCCATCCCTCTTTTTCTGGAGCGTATCGGAAAATTTCTCAGAGCAGACCGCAGCTATATTTTTGATCTGAGAGGCGAGTTTCTGAAAAACACCTATGAGTGGTGCGCTGAGGGCATCAAATCAGAACAGGGGTATCTGCAGAGTATTCCAAAGGACTATTTTGAGCGATGGCTGCGTGTCTTTGACGATCATGAATGCATGGTAATCGACGACTGTGAGGCGCTTAAGACCAGCGAGCCCAGGGAATATGAGGTGCTTTCCGCCCAGAATATCAAGCGGCTCGTGACCGTCCCGTTAGAACAGGACGGCGAGCTCTATGCCTGTATCGGCGTGGATAATCCGCCGCCGGAGCTGCTGCAGAACGCCGCGTCAATTTTGCAGACCCTGCGCTATTTTCTGATGCTGGCCATCCGGCGCACCGAGGATGAGGCAGAACTGACCAAGCTGAGCTACTATGATACCCTCACCTCCTTTTACAACCGCAACCGCTATATTCAGGATCTCGAGACTTTCTCGGATTACGAGCGTTCTGTGGGCATTGTCTTCCTGGATATGAATGGCCTGAAGGAGGTTAACGACCAGTATGGGCATGGCAGTGGGGACCGGCTGCTGGTGGAATGTGCGCGCCGAATCCGGGAAGGGTTTGGCGAGAGCAATTTTTACCGCGTGGGCGGAGATGAATTTGTGGTCATTGACCTCGGAGATACCGAGACAGGATTCTCTGACAGGGTTGAAAGGCTGCGCGCATGCTTTGGACAGGACTCCCGCGTCAGTGTAGCTATCGGCGCGTACTGGACGTCCTGCGGGGCGGACATTGACGCGGCCGTCACCGAAGCGGACGAGAGAATGTACTTGGACAAGCAGGTGTTCTATCAGGACCATCACACCTCTAAAAGGTACCGCTATATCAATGATGGCGCGGTTAATCCCCCGGAGGCACAGACAGGTGAAAACTAA
- a CDS encoding YhgE/Pip domain-containing protein: MKKILKIFTGDVSRIRNNTIALIVVMGVCVVPAMYAWFNIAGSWDPYSNTKDIKIAVANTDAGYHGEILSMSMNVGDEVVNALKANDQMDWQFTGRDEALEGVKSGAYYAAIVIPEDFSANIMSLFSSDIKKSAIIYYTNEKENAIAPKVTDKGATAVQEQVNSLFVEKVSEIALEALQSVYQAADRQGSQSLTDSLRTNLQRIEGEVETSAKTVRAFAAMTESTQKVLSSTAGFLETSGDSVSESSGILQETERTAQGLQGAMNTASQGIGTIFDVSGESYQKISAEIDKAFSSVSQNAGEAAKSLDSLADEVQLLIDHDTELRDTIQKLSDAYPDMAPALQPVIGRLNQIISQQEALRDKLTETVADISETTGMAEADYKALKGLADEASGLMGDVKNDYQTNLKPQLDTLFSSLDFGSGEVAGVLGQLNGSVRSIAALSGETASDLGTAKDLLTRSADQLDAVKAKLSSVLKEVENAAASGDMAEIETLLSGSPAELSSFLAAPVELKTEKIYPVANYGSAMAPFYTTLAIWVGGVVLVAMISVNVSEKTEKALSLKPHHAYFGRYITFLILGLIQSTIIVLGDLFFLGIQCEHPILFLLTGWLTSIVYVHLIYTLTVSFGDVGKAIAVVLMVIQVAGSGGSFPIEVLPEFFQRLYPLMPFAHSMNAMRECIAGMYQNTYWIEMGYLAIFLIPSLLLGLVLRKPVIRLNHTFTEKLESTHLM, encoded by the coding sequence ATGAAAAAAATCTTGAAAATATTTACCGGAGACGTCAGCCGTATCCGGAATAACACCATTGCCCTCATTGTCGTGATGGGCGTCTGCGTTGTGCCTGCCATGTACGCCTGGTTTAATATCGCCGGGAGCTGGGACCCCTACAGCAATACAAAGGACATCAAAATCGCGGTGGCCAACACCGACGCGGGCTATCACGGGGAGATCCTCTCCATGAGCATGAACGTGGGCGACGAGGTGGTAAACGCCCTGAAAGCCAACGACCAGATGGACTGGCAGTTTACAGGCCGGGACGAAGCCCTGGAGGGCGTGAAGTCCGGCGCTTACTACGCCGCCATCGTGATACCCGAGGATTTCAGCGCCAACATCATGAGCCTGTTTTCCTCCGATATTAAAAAGAGCGCCATTATCTATTACACGAACGAGAAAGAAAACGCCATCGCCCCCAAGGTGACCGATAAAGGGGCGACTGCTGTCCAGGAGCAGGTCAACAGCCTCTTTGTGGAAAAGGTGTCCGAAATCGCCCTCGAGGCACTGCAATCTGTCTATCAGGCCGCGGACAGGCAGGGCAGCCAGTCTTTGACCGACAGCCTCAGGACAAACCTCCAGCGCATAGAGGGCGAGGTGGAAACCTCCGCGAAAACAGTGCGGGCCTTTGCGGCCATGACCGAATCCACCCAGAAGGTTCTGTCCTCCACCGCCGGCTTTCTTGAAACCTCCGGCGACAGCGTCTCAGAGAGCTCAGGCATTCTGCAAGAGACAGAGCGCACCGCCCAGGGCCTTCAGGGCGCCATGAACACAGCCTCCCAGGGCATTGGGACCATCTTTGATGTGAGCGGCGAGAGCTACCAGAAAATCTCAGCCGAGATCGACAAAGCCTTCTCTTCTGTGAGCCAAAACGCCGGGGAAGCCGCCAAAAGCCTGGACAGCCTGGCCGATGAGGTTCAGCTTCTCATCGACCACGATACCGAGCTTAGAGATACCATTCAAAAGCTAAGCGATGCCTACCCGGATATGGCCCCCGCGCTCCAGCCTGTGATTGGCAGGCTGAACCAGATCATCAGCCAGCAGGAAGCCCTGCGGGATAAGCTGACAGAAACCGTGGCGGATATTTCAGAAACCACTGGCATGGCAGAGGCGGATTACAAAGCCCTCAAAGGCCTGGCCGATGAGGCCAGCGGCCTGATGGGCGACGTAAAAAATGATTATCAAACCAATCTGAAGCCGCAGCTGGACACGCTGTTCTCAAGCCTCGATTTTGGCAGCGGCGAGGTGGCCGGCGTCCTCGGCCAGCTAAACGGCAGTGTCCGCAGCATCGCTGCCCTTTCCGGCGAGACCGCTTCGGACCTGGGTACGGCAAAGGACCTTCTGACCCGCTCGGCCGACCAGCTGGACGCCGTGAAGGCAAAACTGAGCAGTGTGCTCAAGGAGGTTGAGAACGCAGCCGCCAGCGGCGACATGGCTGAAATCGAGACGCTGCTCTCCGGCAGTCCTGCCGAGCTCAGCAGCTTTCTGGCAGCACCGGTCGAGCTTAAAACCGAAAAAATCTACCCTGTGGCTAATTACGGCTCCGCCATGGCGCCCTTTTACACAACTCTGGCCATCTGGGTCGGCGGCGTTGTGCTCGTGGCCATGATCAGCGTAAATGTCTCGGAAAAAACGGAAAAGGCCCTCTCGCTCAAGCCCCACCACGCCTATTTTGGCCGGTACATCACCTTTCTGATTCTGGGGCTGATCCAAAGCACCATCATCGTTCTGGGGGATCTTTTCTTTCTCGGAATTCAGTGTGAGCATCCCATTCTCTTTCTGCTCACAGGCTGGCTCACGAGCATTGTCTATGTCCATCTCATCTATACCCTTACGGTCTCCTTCGGGGATGTGGGCAAGGCCATCGCGGTTGTCCTGATGGTTATCCAGGTCGCAGGCTCCGGTGGCAGCTTCCCCATCGAGGTGCTCCCAGAGTTCTTCCAGAGGCTCTACCCGCTCATGCCCTTTGCCCACAGCATGAACGCCATGCGTGAGTGCATTGCCGGCATGTACCAGAACACCTACTGGATCGAGATGGGCTATCTGGCCATCTTCCTGATCCCTTCCCTGCTTCTGGGCCTGGTGCTCAGAAAACCGGTTATCCGGCTCAACCACACCTTTACCGAGAAGCTGGAAAGCACCCATCTCATGTAA
- a CDS encoding YhgE/Pip domain-containing protein yields the protein MKQIWNIFKRDVRRLCKNRFALIVTIGIIVIPSLYAWFNIGANYDPYSNTKGIKVAVANEDTGTKNTVAGDLNAGDEIIANLKENDQLGWTFVDTEKAVEGVKSGKYYAAIIIPEDFSSRLTEFLNGRIEKSEIIYYVNEKKNAIAPKITDTGAQTLEEEIKSAFSSVASESVSKVMTASAVGISGKLNQASADITSAIDTTRSDLDTYRVLLENFRGTVSEGQGAVDGGRTTLDSLKDAAASGQQGLESAQARLSQSRESVGKFSGSLSNILSQGQGVLGQINGTAASQLGNLEAQALKINAGFESSITSAEQMLSVNQEIVDALKKLNEERPSPELARLIQSLESEIERQQKILGRLETGNASVKTMITQTSETRKNLNQIATDGGESLKGVNTQFQQSLLPQVNQTLDSFAALSGKTAGILNGVTPAANQLQGILDDLGTALTEAQNALDSTQGVLVDLTGQLSRVSTDLSAIKNSRLYQNFLSTTGIQPEQVAEFMESPVEVETQKIYPVANYGSALAPFYSNLAIWVGGIVLIAIFKLEVDEDESIKNLTPTRAYFGRWLLYITVGLLQGFVVCLGDLLLMKIQCESPAAFILAGLLASFVYVNLIYALSVTFKHIGKAICVILVILQIPGSAGTYPIEMTPGFFQAVHPLLPFTYGINAMREAVAGVYAAHYVSDLLHLLIFIPVAFVIGLGLRPLLLNLNHFFDRRLSETGMMVSETEGGIRQKKDPISIIARALAVEGRTAEEREARQAAFEESYRKKIKAGFLLMFILPLVFMVLMFSLDSKIVYLVLWIISLIGISVYLICLEYFRDKMRKQFEMEQQLSDMTDEEIRAMFKDGWKGTEK from the coding sequence GTGAAACAAATATGGAATATCTTTAAAAGAGACGTCCGGCGGCTCTGTAAAAACCGCTTCGCGCTCATTGTAACCATCGGTATTATTGTGATTCCCTCCCTTTACGCATGGTTTAACATCGGGGCAAACTACGACCCCTACAGCAATACAAAGGGCATCAAGGTCGCCGTCGCCAACGAGGATACCGGAACCAAAAACACGGTTGCGGGCGATCTCAACGCCGGCGACGAGATCATCGCGAATCTTAAGGAAAACGACCAGCTTGGCTGGACTTTTGTCGATACTGAGAAGGCTGTCGAGGGCGTAAAATCCGGCAAATACTATGCGGCCATCATTATCCCCGAGGACTTCAGCAGCCGGCTGACCGAGTTTTTAAACGGCCGGATTGAGAAATCTGAGATCATCTACTATGTCAACGAGAAGAAAAACGCCATTGCGCCCAAGATCACCGATACTGGCGCTCAGACCCTGGAGGAGGAAATCAAGAGCGCCTTTTCCTCAGTGGCCTCTGAGAGCGTGTCAAAGGTCATGACCGCTTCGGCAGTGGGCATATCCGGAAAGCTCAACCAGGCCAGCGCGGACATCACCTCTGCCATCGACACGACCCGGAGCGATCTGGACACTTACCGTGTGCTGCTGGAAAACTTCAGGGGAACTGTCTCTGAGGGACAGGGCGCCGTAGACGGCGGCAGAACCACCCTCGACAGCCTTAAGGACGCCGCCGCCTCGGGCCAGCAGGGCCTCGAAAGCGCGCAGGCCCGTCTGAGCCAGAGCCGTGAAAGCGTTGGAAAATTTTCAGGCAGCCTGTCAAATATCCTGAGCCAGGGACAGGGCGTTCTGGGACAGATAAACGGGACGGCCGCGTCACAGCTGGGAAACCTGGAGGCCCAGGCCCTTAAGATCAACGCGGGGTTTGAGAGCAGCATCACCTCAGCAGAGCAGATGCTTTCTGTCAATCAGGAGATCGTGGACGCGCTGAAAAAGCTCAACGAAGAGCGCCCCTCTCCGGAGCTTGCCAGGCTGATCCAGTCGCTGGAATCCGAAATTGAGCGCCAGCAGAAAATCCTTGGCCGCCTGGAGACCGGCAACGCCAGCGTTAAAACCATGATTACCCAGACCTCCGAAACGCGAAAGAACCTGAACCAGATTGCCACAGACGGCGGTGAATCCCTCAAAGGGGTTAACACCCAGTTCCAGCAAAGCCTCCTGCCGCAGGTCAACCAGACTCTCGATAGCTTTGCCGCCCTCTCCGGGAAAACCGCCGGGATTCTGAACGGGGTCACCCCGGCGGCCAACCAGCTCCAGGGAATCCTCGACGACCTGGGCACTGCGCTGACAGAAGCGCAGAACGCCCTTGACAGCACCCAGGGTGTCCTGGTGGACCTTACCGGGCAGCTCAGCCGGGTCTCCACAGATTTAAGCGCCATTAAAAACTCCAGACTCTATCAGAATTTTCTCTCAACCACGGGCATCCAGCCCGAGCAGGTCGCAGAGTTTATGGAATCCCCCGTGGAGGTCGAGACTCAAAAAATCTACCCCGTCGCTAATTACGGCTCTGCCCTCGCGCCTTTTTACAGCAACCTGGCCATCTGGGTTGGCGGTATTGTTCTGATCGCCATCTTTAAGCTGGAGGTGGACGAGGATGAAAGCATCAAAAACCTGACGCCCACCCGGGCCTACTTTGGCCGGTGGCTTTTGTATATCACCGTCGGCCTTCTGCAGGGGTTTGTGGTATGCCTCGGAGACCTGCTCCTGATGAAAATCCAGTGTGAGAGCCCGGCCGCCTTTATTCTGGCCGGACTGCTGGCCTCTTTTGTCTATGTGAACCTGATCTATGCTCTTTCAGTCACCTTCAAGCATATTGGAAAGGCCATCTGCGTGATTCTCGTCATTTTACAGATTCCCGGCTCCGCGGGTACCTACCCCATCGAGATGACGCCGGGCTTCTTTCAGGCGGTCCATCCCCTGCTGCCCTTCACCTATGGCATCAACGCCATGCGCGAGGCAGTGGCAGGTGTCTACGCGGCTCACTATGTTTCGGATTTGCTCCACCTGCTCATCTTTATCCCTGTGGCCTTTGTCATCGGGCTGGGGCTCAGGCCGCTGCTCTTAAACCTCAATCACTTTTTTGACAGGCGGCTCTCCGAAACTGGGATGATGGTCAGCGAGACCGAGGGCGGTATCCGGCAGAAAAAGGATCCCATCTCCATTATCGCAAGAGCCTTGGCTGTGGAGGGCCGGACAGCCGAAGAACGGGAGGCCCGCCAGGCCGCCTTTGAGGAGAGCTACCGCAAAAAGATAAAGGCGGGATTTCTGCTCATGTTCATCCTGCCCCTTGTGTTCATGGTGCTCATGTTCAGCCTGGACTCGAAAATTGTCTATCTGGTGCTGTGGATTATATCCCTGATCGGCATCTCGGTATACCTTATCTGTCTCGAGTATTTCCGGGATAAAATGCGCAAGCAGTTTGAAATGGAGCAGCAGCTCTCCGACATGACCGATGAGGAAATCCGGGCAATGTTTAAGGACGGCTGGAAAGGAACAGAAAAATGA
- a CDS encoding MarR family winged helix-turn-helix transcriptional regulator, whose product MENDEISLLVKNLSDAIVCRVNRDFKQFNLTMQQLKILLFLMEARYHHEETTQKDIQRYMRLSHSTVISILKSMELKGFIETAVSKQDKRLKTVAPTRQDDPLIKGVLEKKKAIEDHLLEGFTSEERANLKVYLEKMYHNIAEV is encoded by the coding sequence ATGGAAAACGATGAAATCAGCCTGCTGGTCAAAAATCTCAGTGACGCCATTGTCTGCCGGGTCAACCGGGACTTTAAGCAGTTTAACCTGACCATGCAGCAGCTTAAAATTCTGCTCTTCTTAATGGAGGCGCGTTATCATCATGAGGAAACCACACAGAAGGATATTCAGCGCTATATGCGGCTGAGCCACTCCACAGTGATCAGTATCTTAAAGTCCATGGAGCTCAAGGGCTTTATCGAGACCGCGGTCAGCAAACAGGATAAGCGCCTGAAAACGGTGGCGCCAACCCGTCAGGACGACCCGCTGATTAAGGGCGTTCTCGAAAAAAAGAAGGCGATCGAAGACCACCTGCTCGAGGGGTTTACCTCTGAGGAGAGGGCAAACCTGAAAGTGTATCTTGAAAAAATGTATCATAATATCGCAGAGGTGTAA